The DNA window AGGACGAGCCCTCGTGACAGCCGCTGCGGGTAGACGATGTCCAGCCGTGCGGGGTAATCGGGGACCTCTGCGAGAGTGAAGGGCGGGTACCGGTCCGTTGCCAGGGCGCCGTACGAGTAATACGACACGCGCCATGTCCAGCGCAGCACCCCTAGGTTGAAGTCGAACAACGCGCGAGGGTATCGCTCGGTGAACAGGATCGCGAAGAAGGCGACCACACTCACCAGGAAAAACGCTGTCCACAGGAAGAACAGCACGATGTAGTGCGGGATCGCGAGAATCCATTTCACGAGCCAAAGCCACTGCGACAGGGGCGTGTCCAGCTTCCCCTCGACTCGAACAGGACGGTAGACGGCGGGAGGCGTCGTCATGAGAGTCAGCTCCTTCGCGTGGTCAGGGACGGGCCCTGTGGGTTCAGTCGCGTTCGGTTTCCCTCGGTGGTCCAGACGCCCGGCCGGCCCCGTATCGACGCTCTGGTGGACTCCGGCGCGCCCATCGACGTGTACGCCGTCGGTACACGTCGATGGGCGCGCCGACAGGTCTTCCGCACCCCTGGGGGCCTCGATCGCGATCGCGCTGTGGGACGAGGACCAGCCTCTTGCGGCCGAACCTCTGCTGCGCACGGTGATGCGAGGTGGCTCCCGGTGTGGCCGGCGGTGACGGGGCCGCGGTGCGTGCGGTCGCCTGCCCTTCGCGACTCCGTACGGACACCACGGGCCGTTCGGCGGCGGCCATCAAGCTGGGGCGCGGCGCCGGACGCATCAGCGACAACACACTGGTGCCGCCGGTGGTTCGCTGATGAGCCGTGAACCGCAGTGCCGACCACCAGTCCTGGTCACACGGCATGTGACGAGGGCGTGCGGGACGCCCGGCCACGGGCGGGCGCCGGTCGGGCCGGGAAGCTCCCCGGCCCGGCCGGCTTCACTCAACAGCCACCGCACGCACGCGTCACGTGTGACGGCGGCTGCCGGCCCGGCTGCCTAGTCGCGGAGGTAGAACTCGTCCCTGCGGACCACGCACAGCCCCCAGATGACGAAGGTGTACATCGCGATGGCCAGGATCGACCACACCGGGTAGTACGGCAGCGACAGGAAGTTGGCGATGATGAGCAGTCCGGACAGACCCACGCCCACGACGCGCGCCCAGACGGCGGCTTTGAACAGGCCCGCGCTGACGCAGATCGCCAGTGCACCGAAGATCAGGTGGATCCAGCCCCAGCTCGTGAGGTCGAACTGGAAGACGTAATTCGGCGTGCTGACGAACACGTCGTCCTCGGCGATGGCCATGATGCCGCGCAGGACATCGAGGATTCCCACGACGAGCAGGAGGACGGCGGCGAATATCACCAGCCCGCTGCCCTTGCCTGTCGGTGTATCGGTGCGGTTTTCACGGATGGAGGTCATGATGCCTCGATTCGGGTTCGCTCACGGCGGCGCGCACTGCGTTCGGGGCGCACCGCCGCGGGCGGCTTCTTCCTGGGGGAGCGTTTCACTTGCCGAGTCGCCGTCATGGGGCTCCGGTGCGTTTCCGGCGACCCCTTGCGGGCCGCGGCGCTGTCTCCAGCAAAGCGCACATCACCGGGGGCGGCACCCCCGGCCGTGAGCGAGCCGCGACGTGGGCCCGGCAGGTCGGGGGTGTCCCGCCGTGGCGTGGGGGCCCGAAAGTGCGTTCACGGTGCCGCGGTGGTGCAATTGAACGGTGCCCTCCTGGCGCCCCGGGCCCATCGTCGCCAGCGGCTTCTCAGGGCGACCCTGTGGGCGGCCCCGACGGAGCCGGGGGAGCCGACGGAGCCCTTGCCGCTTGTCGTCGGCTCTCTCCGCAGCCGCTCCTCCCGGCGGGTGCCGAGCGGCCACCGCCTGTCAGCCTTCATCTGTGCCCGTTGCGTCGTGAGACCGAGAGGCACCGACTTCGAGAAGGTGATCGTCCATGTGCCGGTGGCTCGCCTATTCGGGGACCCCACAGATCCTGGAAACGATCCTCTACAAGCCCGCGCACTCACTGATCGACCAGAGCTTGCACTCCCGCCTCGGCGTGGAGACGACCAATGGCGACGGATTCGGCATCGGCTGGTACGCCCAGGACTCGGACGTCAGTACCCCCGCCGTGGTCCGTGACACCGGACCGGCGTGGAACAACCGCAATCTGCGTGAGATCGCCTCGCACGTCAGGTCCCCCCTGTTCTTCGCCCACATCCGCGCGTCGACGGGCACGGCCGTACAGCAGACGAACAGCCACCCCTTCCGGCACGACCGCTGGATGTGGATGCACAACGGAGCCATCGCGGGCTTCCCTCTGCTGCGCAGGGAACTCTGCCTGGCCGTGGCCCCTTCGCTGTTCGCCGAGATCGAGGGCTCCACGGACTCCGAGGTGATGTTCTTCCTGGCGCTCACCTTCGGGCTGGAGGACGACCCTCCCGGTGCGGTGGCCCGCATGGCCGGGCTGGTTGAGCGCACCGGCCGCGCACACGGCATCGCCGCCCCGCTCCAGATGACCATCGCCGCGACCGACGGATCGGACGTCTGGGCGTTCCGTTACGCCAGCGAGGGCGTGGCCCGTTCGCTGTTCTACAGCAGCCGCGTGGACTCACTGCGGGCACTGCACCCGGACGTGTCGTTCCTGCGGGACCTGTCCGAGGAAACACGACTCGTCGTGTCCGAGCCCCTGGGCAGCCTGCCGGGAGCCTGGAACGAAGTACCGGAACACAGCTGTGGCGTCGTGCGGGAGAACGGCGCGGACGAACTGCGCCCGTTCGCGCCGGCCTGACCGCGGTCATCGCGGGCCCCGCAGGCCAGAAAACGGGTAACACATGTGTCCGCATCAGGGTGGTGCGGACACAGCGCGTCCCGGCCGGAAGCGCTGAAAGGCGGCGCAGCGCGACGCACGGCCGCTAGGCTCACACCCCATCGCACGTGCGGGCCTGCGCGCCCATCGCGCCCGAGTCGGGGGACCCATGCGGCTTCGTCACCTTCAGATGGCCACAGCTTCAGCCGCACTCGCTGCCGCGTTCCTCCTCACGCCGGGCGCTCAGCCGCCTGCGGAGGGCGCGCCGGCACCGAAGATCGCCGTGTCCGCCTCGCAGGGCCGCCCCGGCACCGGCCTCACCGTCGCAGCGCTCGATCCGTGTCCGACGGTCAGTGGTTCCACCCAGGAACTCACCGCCTCCTTCACCGACGCGGCCGGAGTGACCACGTACGCGGCGAACCAGCAGGTCAATGCCGACGGCACCTGGAGCCCGGTGCACCTGAGCGTGCCCGCCCCCACCGCGACCCCGCGCAGCACGGCCGTTCCGCCTCCGCTGACGGCCGGCGCCGCCGGGGGCACAGGTGAGATCCGTGCGTACTGCCTGGACAGCGAGTCGGGCGCGCGCGTGGACTACGCACCTGTGCCGTTCACCGTGGCCGGTACGGCCAGACGATTCACCGTGACCCCCGGCTTCACCGGCCCCGGCACCAGCATCACCTTCCGGCCTGTCGACCCCTGTCCGCCGGGCAGCAGGTCGGCCTCTGCGGGCATCTCCCGGCGCCTCGCCGAGAACAAGGTGGAGGCGATCACGTTCAACCTGAAGATGAACACGGCCAACGGCACCTGGTCCCCACTCACCGAGACCATCGGCAGCACCTTTGGCTTCTCCTGGTACTCCGCTTACGTCGTATGCCGGACGACGCCCGACTCCCATGGACCAGGCCCCGTCACGCGATACGCGGCCGTCACGGTCAAGGGACTGCCGGCCACGGGCGGCTCGCTGTACTACTCGCCCTACAACGGGCCGGACATCGCCTACCCGGGCAAGCCGGGCGGCAAGCTCAAGGTCGTCTCACCGGCGACGCGCACCCTGGACGCCAACGCCTGGCAGGTGGCCGGCAAGCGCTGCGACCCTGGGCGCGCGGTTCCCCCGCAGGACGCACTGCGCGGCCAGTACGGCAAGCAGTTGACGACACTGGCGGGCTGGAGCCTGGGCAGGCTGGGGCCGGTCTACTTCCTCAAGTCGAAGTCGGAGTGGAAGCCCCGCATCAACCACATCGTGCTGTTCGACTCCGGCTCGGCGGCCGAGCTGTTCGACAGGGAGGGGTGCGACTCCGACCAGGATTCCGGCCTCCTGACCCACTGGCTCGCGGCGTCCTCGCACAACCGCCTGACCGTGCTGGCGGGCAGAGTGACGGCGAACTGCAACCGGCTGGGCCTCAACTGCAACTACGCCGGTATCCAGAAGCGGCTCTTCCCCGAGATCAAGTCCCATCCGAAGGTGGGCACCCGCAGCATCCGTGAACAGGTCGTCGTCTGCCCGTACAAGAAGATGAACCACCAGGACGTCTGGATCAACTTCCGCGGCGCGATGAACAAGCCGCCGATCACGACGGAAACTTGCCCGCGCGTCGGCGGCGCGCCCCGCGTTCCGGGCTGGCATCCCTGATCTGCTCCCTCCCTGATCCCTCAGCACACGGCGAGAAACTCCCGGCACATGGCGAGAAATGGAGTGAAGGAGACGGACGAGCCGAAAGGCATCTCCGGCGCCCGGGCGCTCAGCTCTTCGTGCCCCAGGCGGTGAGCATGCCCGGCGAGAGCGCGGCGAAGTCGGGGGAGTCCAGTTCGCGGATCGCCGTACCGACCGTCGCGTCGTCGGCCAGCCCCGTGGCCACGATCGCTTCCCGCGAGCGGTCCCATGTCTCGGCCCAGAAACGGCTGATGGGGCTGCCGGGCAGCAGGGGAGGCACATGGATCTCGGCCGCCACGGAGGTGAGGCCCGCCATACGGAGAAGCTGGGGATATCCCGGCACCCACGAGACGTCGGTGCCGATGGTCTCCTCCAGGCCCTGCCACATCGCCCGCATCACACGGGTGTAGGCAGTGGTGGGAGCCGTGGAAGTGGTCAGATCGACCGCGTCGCCGAGGACCAGCACACCACCGGGAGCGACCAGCGAGCAGAGCTTGCTGATCATCTGCTGCCAGGAGCGCAGGTGCATGAGCACGAACCGGGCGTGCACCAGATGGAATTGGCCGGGTGCGAAGTCGGGGGCGGTGATGTCCGCCTCGAGCGTCGTGAGTCCGGGCACGGGGTGGGCCGCGAGGAAGCGGACGTCGCGGTCGACGGCGAGTACGCTCTTAACGCCCGCCCGGCCCAGGAGAAGGCGGGAGACCGTGCCCGTTCCCGCGCCCACGTCCAGGCAGTCCCAGCCCGGTCCCGCGCCCAGCTTCGTCAGCCTGTTCAGGGTGACGTCGTCGTAGGCGAGCGCGCCGAGGTCGATCCGCTCGTCCTCACCCGTCTTCTCCGGTTCGAACACGGCTTCGCCGTAGCGGCCCGCGCGGCGTGCGTCGTCGCCGCCGCCACTTGGATTCCCGTTCATCGCCCCCGATCCTGCCCCCGCCCCTCGCCGCACGCCCGAGGCGCGCCGCGCGAGGGGCCAACCGGTCTACACCGGCTCGTGCTCCACCCGCGTGCGGCCGGCACGGGGAAGACGGCGGGTTACCGTCGGCGGCATGGACGGTGATCGCCGCGGGTGGCGCCAGTGTTTGCTCGGCGGGGCGGTGTTCGCCGTGTGCATGGCCGGCACCACGTTGCCGACCCCGCTCTACGGCCTCTATCAGGAGAAGTTCGGCTTCTCCGAACTGACGGTGACCGTCGTGTACGCCGTCTACGCCTTCGGGGTGATTGGTGTGCTGCTGCTGGCGGGCAACGCCTCGGACGCCGTGGGCAGGCGGCCGGTACTGCTGTGGGGCCTGGCCTTCGCGGCGGCGAGCGCCGTCTGCTTCCTGTGCGCCACCGGACTGGGATGGCTGTACGCCGGGCGACTGCTGTCGGGGCTGTCCGCCGGCCTGTTCACCGGGGCGGCCACGGTGTACGTACTGGAGCTGGCACCGCACGGCGGCGCCTCGCGGGCCACGTTCGTGGCGACCGCCGCCAACATGGGCGGGCTGGGCTGCGGTCCGCTGCTCGCCGGAGTCCTCGCGCAGTACGCCGCCTGGCCGCTGTACCTGCCGTTCGCCGTGCACCTCGTGCTCGTGGCCGGCTCGGGAGGCGTCCTGCTGTGGCTGTCGGAGACCGTAGGGGAGAGGCGGCCGCTGAGCACCGTACGGCCGCAGCGGCCCGGCCTGCCCGCGCAGGTGCGGGCCGTGTTCGGGCCCGCGGCGATCGCGTCGTTCGTGGGGTTCGCGCTGTTCGGGGTGTTCACGTCGGTCAGCCCCGCGTTCCTCGCGCAGTCCCTGGATGTGCACAACCACGCGGTGAGCGGGCTGGTCGTCGCGCTGGCCTTCTTCGCCTCGACCGCGGGGCAGCTGGCGGTCGGCCGGGTCGGCGCGCAACGGTCGCTGCCGCTGGGCTGCGCCGGGCTCTTCGCCGGACTGGCGCTGCTCGCGGGCGCCCTGCGGTGGGACCTGCTGCCCCTGGTGGTGCTCAGCGCGCTGGTCGGCGGGGCCGGCCAGGGGCTGGCGTTTCGCGGCGCGCTGTCCGCGGTGGCCGGGGCGTCTCCCGCTGACCGTCGCGCGTCAGTGGTCTCGACGCTTTTCGTCGTGGCGTACGCGGGCATCTCGGTGCCGGTCATCGGTGTGGGAGTGCTGGCGGACCCGCTCGGCCTGGAGGGTGCGGGGCTGGTGTTCATCGCGTGCATGGCCGTCCTGGTCTCGACCGCGGCCGTGTACCTGCTCCGGCTGCCGGTGCGGGCGAGGACGTGAGGGCGGTCCGGTGGGCCTCGTGCGTCAGCTGCTCGTACCGGCGCGCGCACCGCTGTGGCGGCGCGTGGCGGCACTCGCGTACGCCTCACTGCCTCCTTACGCCCGCGAGCTGTACGGCCGCCCCGCTCCGGCCCCTCGCGCGGTGACCCGCGGGCCCGCCGTAACCGGGACAGCCTGCGCCGTATCCCCTCCCGGGTGCGCCAGCAGCTGCCGCCCGGTCACATTCTGAAGACAACGGCACGCCTCGGCCCCGACGCGCGCCCCGCACCGTACAAACTCCGCAGACAGGCGGCCATACTGGACGGGCCGGGGAGGGCGCAGCGGAGTGACGGGGGCGACAGCACGAGATGGCGGACACCAGGCTGATCCAGGGCCGGTACCGGCTGCTCGATCAGATCGGGCGCGGGGGCATGGGCGAGGTGTGGCGTGCTCACGACGAGTCGTTGGGGCGCAAGGTCGCCGTCAAGTGTCTCAAGCCGGTGGGGCCTCAGCACGACCCGTCCTTCACCGGAGTGCTGCGTGAACGCTTCCGCAGGGAGGCGCGCGTCGCGGCCGCGCTCCAGCACCGCGGCGTCACCGTCGTCCACGACTTCGGCGAGCACGACGGCGTTCTCTACCTCGTCATGGAACTGCTCGACGGGCGCAACCTCAGCCAGCTCCTCGAAGACAACAAGGCCCACCCGCTGGACGTCCCCGACGTCGTCGACATCGCCGAGCAGGTGGCGTGGGCCCTCGCCTACACGCACGAGCAGGGCATCGTCCACCGGGACCTGAAGCCCGCCAACATCATGCGGCTCGCCGACGGCACGGTGAAGATCTGCGACTTCGGCATCGCGCGACTGGGCCACGACATCGGCTTCACCTCCCAGCTCACCGGCACCGGGATCGCCATGGGCACCCCGCACTACATGTCGCCCGAGCAGATCGGCGGCGTCGAGGTCGACCACCGCAGCGACCTCTACTCGCTGGGCTGTGTGCTGTACGAGATCGCCACCGGCGTGCCGCCGTTCGACCTCGACGACGCGTGGGCGGTCCTCGTGGGTCACCGGGACACCCCACCGGAACCCCCGCGCAGTCTTCGCCCGGAGCTTCCCGCGTTCTTCGACCGCGTCGTCCTCGACCTGCTCGCCAAGACCCCCGAGGAACGGCCCGCCGACGCCAGGGAACTGGCGCACCGCCTGACCGCGGGGCGCGCTTCCGGCCCCGCCGCAGTATCCGCTCTCGCAGCGGTGCTGCCGCCCGCCGTGCGCCCCGGCCAGCCCGCGACGCGCGCCCCCCGCCTGCCTTCCTGGACGCGCGGTATGACGACCGGTCACAAGGCGAGCGGCTCGTGGGCCCTGCCGCAGACGCCGCCGGACCACTCGGCAGGACTGACGGGGGAGTGGACCACGGGAGTCGCCCTGCCTGCCGCCGTCGTCCCGGCCGCGCGCCGGCCGGAGCGGCCCACACCGCCGCCCGAGATGCTGGCCGTACTCAACAGCCGGCACAACGCAGGTCTCAGCCTCGGCCGCCTCGGCCGGTGGAACGAGGCCGGCGAGGTCCACCGGGCGGTCGCCGCCGAGCGCGAACACGCCCTGGGCCCCGACCACCCCGACACCCTCGCCAGCCACTACGAGGTCGGATTCACCCTCAGCAGGACGGGGCGCGCCGCCGACGCCCTGCGCGAGTTCGGCCGCGTGGCCGAAGGGCGCGAGCGCACCATGGGGCCCGACCACCCGGAGACCCTCGCCGCACGCCAGGAGATGGCGTACGTACTCGGACAGCTCGGCCGGCACTTCGAGGCGCACCAGGTGTACGCCGCCGTGCTCGCCTCCCGGGAACGCACGATGGGAACCGACCACCCCGACACGCTGCGGTGCCGGCACAACCTGGCGTTCAACCTCAGCAGACTGGGCCGCCTGGAGGACTCGTACCGCATGGCGTACGAAGTCGCCACGGCCCGTGCCCGGGTGCTCGGTGCGGCGCACCCGGACACGCTCGTCACACGGTACGAAGTGGCGTACGCACTCGGGCAGCTCGGGCGCTGGACGGAGGCCCTCCAGACGTACCGGGAGGTCGCCCACGCCCGCGCGCAGGCGCTGGGTCCGGATCATCCCGACACGCTCGCCGCCCGCTACGAGGTCGGTATCAGCCTCGGCCGGCTCGGGCGCAGCGCGGAGGCCCTCGAGCTCTACCGGGCACTCGTCGAGGACCGTACGCGGGTGCAGGGCCCCCTGGATCCCGAGACGCTGCGCGCGCGGCACGGGCTGGGCGTCAACCTCGGACGCCTCGCCCGCTGGGAGGAGGCCCTGGCGGAGGCCCGTGACGTGTGTGCGATCCGCGAACGGGTCCTGGGGCCCGACCACCCCGACACGCTCGTCAGCCGCCGGGAGGTCGCCGTCGGCCTCGGCTGGCTGGGACGCTGGTCCGACGCGCTCACCGTCTACCGTCAGGTCGCGGAGGCCCGTGAACGCGTCCTCGGGGCCGACCACCCGGACGCCCTCGCCAGCCGCAACGACGAGGCCCACTGTCTGGAACAGCTCGGGCGCGGCGCGGAGGCGGTCGAGCTGTACCGGCGGGTGGCGGCGCTCCGGCAGCAGCGCGGAGTCCGGAGCGACTGATCGCCGGGCAGGCAGCACATCGGTACACGTAAGCGGGGACCCCCGTGGACGAGAGACTGAGGTCAGGAGCGCACGCCATGCCCGTACAGGACAGCTATGACGCGGTGATCGTCGGGGGCGGACACAACGGTCTGGTCGCCGCCGCCTATCTGGCCCGGGCGGGGCGCTCCGTGCTCGTACTGGAGCGCCTGGAGCGCACCGGCGGGGCGGCGGTGTCCACCCGCCCCTTCGCCGGAGTCGACGCCCGGCTCTCCCGCTACTCGTACCTCGTGTCGCTGCTGCCCCGGCGGATCGTCCGCGAGCTGGGGCTGGACTTCACCGTACGCAAGCGCACCGTCTCCTCGTACACGCCGAGCGGGCGGGGCGGGCTGCTGGTGGGCGGCGGACCGGACCGGACGCGGGAGTCGTTCGCCCGGCTCACCGGCGGCGATGCGGAGTACGCGTCGTGGCAGTCCTTCTACGGCGTCATGCGGCGCGTCGCGGAGCGCGTGTTCCCCACCCTCACGGAGCCGCTGCCCACTCGGGAGGCGCTGCGCGCCCGTATCGGCGACGAGGCGGCCTGGAGGATGCTCTTCGAGGAGCCCCTCGGTGTCGCGATCGAGGAACACTTCGCCGACGACCTCGTACGCGGAGTGGTTCTCACCGACGCGCTCATCGGTACGTTCGCCGACGCCCACGATCCCGCGCTGCTCCAGAACCGCTGCTTCCTGTACCACGTGATCGGCGGCGGAACGGGTGACTGGGACGTTCCCGTGGGAGGAATGGGCGCGCTCACCGACGCGCTCGCGAACGCGGCCGGGGCGGCGGGCGCCGAGATCGCCACCGGCCATGAGGCGATCCGTATCGACACCGACGGCAACCGGGCCGAAGTGACCTTCCGGAGCGACTCGGGTGAGGCCGTGGTCGGCGCCAGGCACGTTCTCGTGAACGCCTCACCCGCGGCCCTTGCGACGCTCCTGGGCGAAGACGACCCGGCCTCGGTCTCCGCCGAAGGGGCGCAGTTCAAAGTCAACATGCTGCTGCGCGCTCTGCCGCGCCTGCGCGACCGTTCCGTGGAACCGGAGGAAGCGTTCGCGGGAACGTTCCATGTCGCGGAAGGGTACGGACAACTGGCGACCGCGTACCGCGAGGCCGCGTCCGGGCGGCTGCCGAGCGCGCCGCCCTCCGAGATCTACTGCCACTCCCTGACGGATCCCTCGATTCTCGGCCCGGAGCTCGCCGCACAGGGCTGTCACACACTCACCCTCTTCGGCCTGCACACGCCGGCCCGGCTCTTCACCCACGACAACGAGGCGGCCCGTGCCGAGCTCCTGGCCGCGACGCTCGCGCAGCTCGACACGTACCTGGAAGAGCCGCTCACCGACTGCCTCGCGCTCGACGGGAACGGCATGCCCTGCATCGAGGCCAAGACCCCGCTCGACCTCGAACGCGAACTGCGGCTGCCGGGCGGCAACATCTTCCACCGCCCCCTCTCGTTCCCGTACGCGGACGAGGCCGCCGGGACCGGCCGGTGGGGCGTCGGGACGGCGCACGCGAACGTTCTGCTGTGCGGTGCGGGCGCCGTCCGTGGTGGCGGGGTGAGCGGCATCCCCGGCCACAACGCGGCGATGGCGGTTCTCGGGCGCTGAGAGGGCTGCCGGCCGGCCGCGCGGGCCGGCAGCCGCGCGGCCGGGCACCCGCACGGCCCGGCAGCCGCGTCGCTCAGTCCTCGGACGCCGTCCAGCCCGCCGCCTCGATCAGGGCCGCGTCCGCCGGCCTGGCCTCGTCGAAGAGGGTGCGGCGGCCGTCGGTGACCCGCAGTCCGTCGACGTACGCGCCCCGTCCGACGTACAGCGTGTCCGTCCGGTACCGCCAGCGCAGGCGCACCTCCTGGCTGCGCCAGGCCGTGAGGTCGGCGCTCAGCCGGTGCCAGACGCGTCCGGACCAGCCGGTGACCGCGCCCGCCGGGTGCGACCGCGGCTCCTCCCCCTTGCGTACGGTCGTGAACGGCACTGCCCGCCAGGTGGTCCCCGCGTCCGCCGAGACTTCGAGGAAGAGGCGGTCGGAGCCCGGCTCGGTGTCCCACCACAGCGAGCAGCGCAGCCGTGGCCGGTCCGTGGTGAGGGTGAGCGCGGGCAGGCCGAGCGTCGCCGTTGCGGCGGAGGCCATGCCCGAGAACCAGGCGGTGCGCCCGCGCGGCGGGCGTACCGAGACCGCGCGGGCCATGTTGTTGGCCGCGGCCACACGCGGGGCGCTGCCCGAACGCCAAGTGCGCACGGGGTGGACCGAGTTGCCCAGCAGGACGAGGAAGGAGTCGGTGGACGGGTCGAGAACCAGGCTGGTGCCGGTGAACCCGGTGTGGCCCGCGGTCCGGGGAGTGGCCATGGCTCCCATGTACCAGTGCTGGTAGAGCTCGAAGCCGAGGCCGTGCTCGTCGCCGGGGAAGGCGGTGTTGAAGTCGGTGAACATCAGCTCCACCGACTCGGGTTCCAGAATCCGCGCCCGTCCGTACGCGCCGCCGTTGAGGAACGTCCGGGCGAGGATCGCGAGGTCCCAGGCGGTGGAGAACACCCCGGCGTGGCCCGCGACCCCACCGAAGCCGTAGGCGTTCTCGTCGTGCACCTCGCCCCACACCAGGCCCCGGTCGAGACCTGCCCAGGGCGGCCGGGCGTCCTCGGTGGCGGCGATCGCCGGCTTCCAGGACGCCGGCGGGTTGAAACGAGTGCGGTGCATCCCGAGTGGAGCGGTGATCTCGTCGCGGAGCAGTGTGTCCAGGGTGCGACCGGTGATCTCTTCGAGCACGAGCTGGAGCGAGATCAGGTTCAGGTCCGAGTACCGGTACGTGGTGCCGGGCGTGCTCGTCGGCGCCTCGTTCCACAGAAGCCGCAGCTTTCCCTCCCGCGTCGGCTCCTTGTAGAGTGGAATCCAGGCACGGAACCCCGACGTGTGCGTCAGCAGCTGGCGCACGGTCACGTCCTGTTTGCCCGCGGCCGCGAACTCCGGGAGATACGTGGCGACCTTCTCCTCCAGTTCCAGCGTCCCGCGCTCGGTCTGCTGGACGGCGAGCATGGAGGTGAAGAGTTTCGAGACCGACGCCAGGTCGAAGACCGTGTCCTCCGCCATCGCGATCCGCTGGTCCGCAGGCAACTCCACAGCCGTGTCGGTCTTCTCGTCGTACGCCGCGTAGCGCACCGCCGAGCCGACCGCCTGATGCAGCGCCACCGTCCCGCCCCGCCCGGCGAGCACCACCGCGCCCGCGTACCAGGGGTGCTTGGGTGAGGGGCCGAGGAAGCGCTCCGCGTCCGTGACGAGCTGCTTCAGAGGGCCGGGGAGCAGTCCCGCGCGCTCGGGCGAACCCCGGCGCAGCGTCGGCCGTCCGCCGTCACGGCCTACGCCGCCGTCCGCCGCCGTCCGGCGCGCCGCGGCGCCCGCGCGCCCGGTCGCCGGCGGCGCGAGGACCAGGGCGCCGCCCAGCGCCATGATGCCGCCGCCCAGCCTGCGCCGGCTGATGCCTCTGCCCGCTTCCGGTTCCGCCGCGCCGTCGGTCACGAGCCACTCCTTGTGAAAGTAACTGCCGTCACACGTTCAACGAGCGAAACTTTCTTGCAGCCCATGGGTGCTGTCAACCACCCCCGAAGAGCCCAAGTAATCTGACGAAGCATCAGAAAATCTCTTCCCTCGTCCGCCCCGCTGCGGCATCCTGCCGCTCATGGAGACGGAGCTGAGCAAGAAACTGGGTGTCGAGCACGCCATCTTCGGCTTCACACCCTTCCCCGCGGTGGCCGCCGCCATCACCCGCGCAGGCGGATTCGGCGTCCTCGGCGCGGTCCGCTACACCGCACCGGACGAACTCGCGCGCGACCTCGGCTGGATGACGGAGCACACCGACGGGAAGCCGTACGGCCTCGACGTCGTCATGCCCGCGAAGAAGGTCGAGGGCGTCACCGAGGCGGACGTCGAGGCGATGATCCCCGCGGAGCACCGCCGGTACGTCGAGGAGACCCTCGCCAAGCACGGCGTACCCGAACTGGCCGAGGGGGAGGCGTCGGGGTGGCGCATCACCGGCTGGATGGAGGAGGTCGCCCGCAATCAGCTCGACGTCGCC is part of the Streptomyces agglomeratus genome and encodes:
- a CDS encoding phytoene desaturase family protein — translated: MPVQDSYDAVIVGGGHNGLVAAAYLARAGRSVLVLERLERTGGAAVSTRPFAGVDARLSRYSYLVSLLPRRIVRELGLDFTVRKRTVSSYTPSGRGGLLVGGGPDRTRESFARLTGGDAEYASWQSFYGVMRRVAERVFPTLTEPLPTREALRARIGDEAAWRMLFEEPLGVAIEEHFADDLVRGVVLTDALIGTFADAHDPALLQNRCFLYHVIGGGTGDWDVPVGGMGALTDALANAAGAAGAEIATGHEAIRIDTDGNRAEVTFRSDSGEAVVGARHVLVNASPAALATLLGEDDPASVSAEGAQFKVNMLLRALPRLRDRSVEPEEAFAGTFHVAEGYGQLATAYREAASGRLPSAPPSEIYCHSLTDPSILGPELAAQGCHTLTLFGLHTPARLFTHDNEAARAELLAATLAQLDTYLEEPLTDCLALDGNGMPCIEAKTPLDLERELRLPGGNIFHRPLSFPYADEAAGTGRWGVGTAHANVLLCGAGAVRGGGVSGIPGHNAAMAVLGR
- a CDS encoding serine hydrolase domain-containing protein — encoded protein: MALGGALVLAPPATGRAGAAARRTAADGGVGRDGGRPTLRRGSPERAGLLPGPLKQLVTDAERFLGPSPKHPWYAGAVVLAGRGGTVALHQAVGSAVRYAAYDEKTDTAVELPADQRIAMAEDTVFDLASVSKLFTSMLAVQQTERGTLELEEKVATYLPEFAAAGKQDVTVRQLLTHTSGFRAWIPLYKEPTREGKLRLLWNEAPTSTPGTTYRYSDLNLISLQLVLEEITGRTLDTLLRDEITAPLGMHRTRFNPPASWKPAIAATEDARPPWAGLDRGLVWGEVHDENAYGFGGVAGHAGVFSTAWDLAILARTFLNGGAYGRARILEPESVELMFTDFNTAFPGDEHGLGFELYQHWYMGAMATPRTAGHTGFTGTSLVLDPSTDSFLVLLGNSVHPVRTWRSGSAPRVAAANNMARAVSVRPPRGRTAWFSGMASAATATLGLPALTLTTDRPRLRCSLWWDTEPGSDRLFLEVSADAGTTWRAVPFTTVRKGEEPRSHPAGAVTGWSGRVWHRLSADLTAWRSQEVRLRWRYRTDTLYVGRGAYVDGLRVTDGRRTLFDEARPADAALIEAAGWTASED